From a region of the Pongo pygmaeus isolate AG05252 chromosome 5, NHGRI_mPonPyg2-v2.0_pri, whole genome shotgun sequence genome:
- the LOC129039028 gene encoding putative uncharacterized protein FLJ45825 — MATEWMYASVVGLGGWPGERELPLAWSGELQGPRFAGPWTPTPPPDCNFVPIWGGLLITQLPDISSTLRSFQFPKPVPILQLALSASEVARGLPSFSNESRTSRETSQSWTNQDDIFYAYASMSPGAEHRGTTQLLRFQLAPIKKLEGSLQTHFLLSSLHPRKTFPGRAGGGEAGSRPRRRPWAGMIPHLASTRGGRRNSHGAVRSWGPWKVVAEQPVGGMDPPAHGGRGRPSPNENI; from the exons ATGGCCACCGAGTGGATGTATGCATCAGTTGTGGGTCTTGGAGGCTGGCCAGGGGAGAGGGAGCTTCCACTTGCCTGGAGTGGGGAGCTGCAGGGCCCCCGCTTTGCAGGCCCCTGGACCCCCACCCCCCCTCCAGACTGCAACTTTGTCCCCATCTGGGGAGGCTTGTTGATAACCCAGCTCCCTG ACATCAGCAGTACCCTAAGGTCTTTTCAGTTTCCCAAGCCTGTCCCCATACTCCAGCTGGCTCTCAGTGCGTCTGAGGTGGCCAGG GGACTGCCCAGTTTTAGCAATGAAAGTCGTACGTCACGGGAAACCTCTCAGTCCTGGACAAATCAAGATG ACATTTTCTATGCATATGCAAGCAT GTCACCAGGAGCAGAGCACAGAGGGACAACACAGCTTTTGCGCTTCCAGCTGGCTCCCATCAAGAAGTTAGAAGGGAGCCTGCAAACACATTTCCTGCTATCATCTCTCCACCCCAGAAAGACTTTCCCTGGtagagctgggggaggggaggcgggCAGCAGGCCCCGCAGGAGGCCCTGGGCAGGAATGATACCCCACCTTGCCAGCactagaggagggaggaggaacagCCACGGCGCAGTCAGGTCCTGGGGGCCCTGGAAGGTGGTTGCTGAGCAGCCCGTGGGAGGCATGGATCCGCCAGCTCACGGCGGCAGGGGCCGCCCAAGTCCTAATGAAAACATCTAG